The Peribacillus simplex genome contains a region encoding:
- the nadC gene encoding carboxylating nicotinate-nucleotide diphosphorylase translates to MNILKLKQMLQQFLMEDIGECDVTSDTIFDQGEQGTLTFIAKEGGVFSGGDVIKTGFALLDEQIEVSLFFQDGEVFEKGQQLAKMTGDMASLLKGERVVLNLVQRMSGIATQAHKAAMILAGTKTRACDTRKTTPGLRMLEKYAVRSGGAFNHRYGLYDAVMIKDNHISFAGSITKAVQTVKSKLGHTTKVEVETESPQQVLEAVEAGADIIMFDNRSPEEIKQLIKLVPAHIITEASGGIHLDNLASYRETGVDYISLGSLTHSVRALDISAKVKEREGILK, encoded by the coding sequence ATGAATATATTGAAGCTTAAGCAGATGCTGCAACAATTTTTAATGGAAGATATAGGGGAATGCGATGTAACGAGTGATACGATTTTTGATCAAGGTGAACAAGGAACTTTGACATTCATCGCAAAAGAAGGCGGGGTCTTTAGTGGAGGAGACGTCATCAAGACGGGATTTGCATTGTTGGATGAGCAAATCGAGGTTTCCCTGTTTTTTCAAGATGGCGAAGTTTTCGAAAAAGGACAGCAGCTTGCTAAAATGACCGGCGATATGGCCTCCCTGTTAAAAGGGGAACGGGTCGTTTTGAATTTAGTGCAGCGCATGTCCGGCATTGCGACACAGGCACATAAAGCTGCCATGATTTTAGCGGGGACGAAGACGAGAGCTTGTGATACGAGGAAAACTACACCAGGCCTGCGGATGCTTGAAAAATATGCGGTTCGTTCCGGCGGGGCATTCAATCACCGGTATGGTTTGTATGATGCAGTCATGATAAAGGACAATCATATTTCTTTCGCTGGGTCCATAACGAAAGCGGTTCAAACGGTAAAATCCAAACTGGGACATACCACTAAAGTGGAAGTGGAAACGGAATCACCACAACAGGTGCTTGAAGCAGTGGAAGCCGGTGCAGATATCATCATGTTCGATAACCGGAGCCCCGAAGAAATCAAGCAACTGATTAAATTGGTTCCCGCCCACATCATAACTGAAGCTTCTGGAGGGATCCATTTAGACAATCTAGCCTCATATCGGGAAACAGGGGTAGATTATATTTCGTTGGGCAGCTTGACGCACAGTGTCAGGGCACTTGATATTAGCGCAAAGGTCAAAGAGCGGGAGGGAATATTGAAATGA
- the safA gene encoding SafA/ExsA family spore coat assembly protein yields MKIHIVQKGDTLWKLAKKYGVSFEELKKVNAQLSNPDMMMPGMKIKIPGTSGAVIKDTGKPNVNIQPGMKESQIPQFQPQSAPMKEQQNMQKPAVKEQPKFQQPVKEQPIIQKPIKEQQVVPQPVKKEQQIVQPKPIIKEKQVIVPKEVPVPMPVIPEIDINNYYMVNMTNMSVQKPPAPPPLPKKKEEPAVTKKKKKKPAVQPAEYSEPVDDCIPVTPILPGSGYCIQPPPWAQMQGMQAPYQGAQGYQAAPEIQGYQMMEESSDAWGESPDMQMMDQEFVQGASMNATNQQHYPYQASAPVPHHYYGGMNQQPQAAGSYMQQDYESPGESPSSYNQNFPQHYSQTAGEDEEDCGCNKGLLGTYGPGVKGQYQGNQQMDANAQHHPDYHQYQSVQSQQQAQYPGMSPKESQMGMEMPFQYDDESEESYGFMMMGGQNPGQPGMMMGSQNGGQPGMMMGGQNPGQPGMVGGQNGGQPGMMMDGQNPGQPGMMGGQNPGQPGMMFGQNGGQPGMMFGQNGGQPGMMGGQNPGQPGMMFGQNGGQPGMMGGKNPGQPGMMMGGQNGGQPGMMFGQNGGQPGMMFGQNGGQPGMMGGQNGSQPGMMPGQFGGQPDMMMGGQNGGQPGMMPGQFGGQPDMMMGGQNGGQPGMMGGQNGGQPGMMGGQNGDHPGMMPGQFGGQPDMMMGGQNGGQPGMMPGQFGGQPDMMMGGQNGGQPGMMPGQFGGQPDMMMGGQNGGQPGMMPRQFGGQPDMMMGGQNGGQPGMMPGQFGGQPDMMRGQLGGQPEAMLPGQMGGQPGQFGGVRAPETFGIPTYVDESDDY; encoded by the coding sequence GTGAAAATTCATATAGTCCAAAAAGGCGATACACTTTGGAAACTCGCCAAAAAATACGGCGTCAGTTTTGAAGAACTTAAAAAAGTTAACGCGCAATTGAGCAACCCGGACATGATGATGCCCGGAATGAAAATTAAAATACCTGGGACATCCGGAGCTGTAATAAAAGATACGGGTAAACCAAACGTGAATATTCAGCCGGGAATGAAAGAATCCCAAATTCCACAGTTCCAGCCTCAGTCAGCACCTATGAAAGAGCAGCAAAATATGCAAAAACCGGCCGTTAAAGAACAGCCGAAATTTCAACAGCCAGTAAAAGAGCAACCAATCATTCAAAAACCAATAAAAGAGCAGCAGGTCGTTCCACAGCCAGTTAAGAAAGAGCAGCAGATCGTTCAGCCAAAGCCAATCATTAAAGAAAAGCAAGTAATCGTTCCAAAAGAAGTGCCGGTACCCATGCCGGTGATTCCGGAGATCGACATCAATAATTATTATATGGTCAACATGACCAATATGAGTGTGCAAAAGCCTCCAGCACCACCACCTTTACCAAAGAAAAAAGAAGAGCCTGCAGTAACCAAAAAGAAGAAGAAAAAGCCAGCTGTACAGCCAGCTGAATATAGTGAGCCGGTGGATGATTGTATTCCAGTAACGCCAATCTTACCTGGAAGCGGTTATTGTATTCAGCCGCCACCATGGGCGCAAATGCAAGGCATGCAAGCACCATATCAAGGCGCACAAGGGTATCAGGCGGCTCCGGAAATACAAGGTTATCAAATGATGGAAGAGAGCTCTGATGCTTGGGGAGAATCTCCTGACATGCAAATGATGGATCAAGAATTCGTCCAAGGGGCGAGCATGAATGCAACAAACCAGCAACATTATCCATATCAAGCCTCCGCACCGGTTCCGCACCATTATTATGGAGGGATGAATCAACAACCTCAAGCAGCAGGTTCATATATGCAACAAGATTATGAGTCACCAGGCGAATCGCCTTCTTCATACAATCAAAACTTCCCTCAGCATTATTCCCAGACTGCCGGTGAGGATGAGGAGGATTGCGGCTGTAATAAGGGGTTACTTGGAACTTATGGGCCGGGAGTGAAGGGGCAATATCAAGGAAATCAACAAATGGATGCCAATGCACAACACCATCCTGATTATCACCAATATCAATCCGTTCAATCACAGCAACAGGCCCAATATCCAGGGATGTCACCGAAAGAGTCTCAAATGGGAATGGAGATGCCATTCCAATATGATGATGAGTCAGAAGAATCATACGGATTCATGATGATGGGCGGTCAAAACCCAGGCCAGCCAGGAATGATGATGGGCAGTCAAAACGGAGGCCAGCCAGGAATGATGATGGGCGGTCAAAACCCAGGCCAGCCAGGAATGGTGGGCGGCCAAAACGGAGGCCAGCCAGGAATGATGATGGACGGTCAGAACCCAGGCCAGCCAGGAATGATGGGTGGTCAGAACCCAGGCCAGCCAGGAATGATGTTCGGCCAAAACGGAGGTCAGCCAGGAATGATGTTCGGCCAAAACGGAGGCCAGCCAGGAATGATGGGCGGTCAAAACCCAGGCCAGCCAGGGATGATGTTCGGCCAAAACGGAGGTCAGCCAGGGATGATGGGTGGTAAAAACCCAGGCCAGCCGGGAATGATGATGGGCGGTCAAAACGGAGGTCAGCCAGGAATGATGTTCGGCCAAAACGGAGGCCAGCCAGGGATGATGTTCGGCCAAAACGGAGGCCAACCAGGGATGATGGGTGGTCAAAACGGAAGCCAGCCAGGAATGATGCCGGGACAATTTGGTGGTCAGCCGGACATGATGATGGGCGGTCAAAATGGAGGGCAGCCAGGAATGATGCCGGGACAATTTGGTGGTCAGCCGGACATGATGATGGGCGGTCAAAACGGAGGTCAGCCAGGGATGATGGGCGGCCAAAACGGAGGCCAGCCAGGGATGATGGGCGGTCAAAATGGAGATCACCCAGGGATGATGCCGGGACAATTTGGTGGTCAGCCGGACATGATGATGGGCGGTCAAAATGGAGGTCAGCCAGGAATGATGCCGGGACAATTTGGTGGTCAGCCGGACATGATGATGGGCGGTCAAAATGGAGGTCAGCCAGGAATGATGCCGGGACAATTTGGTGGTCAGCCGGACATGATGATGGGCGGCCAAAATGGAGGGCAGCCAGGTATGATGCCAAGACAATTTGGTGGTCAGCCGGACATGATGATGGGCGGCCAAAATGGAGGTCAGCCAGGAATGATGCCGGGACAATTTGGTGGTCAGCCAGACATGATGCGCGGTCAGCTTGGTGGTCAGCCGGAAGCTATGTTACCGGGACAAATGGGAGGCCAGCCAGGCCAATTCGGGGGAGTTCGTGCGCCTGAAACATTTGGGATACCGACATATGTAGATGAAAGCGATGACTACTAA
- a CDS encoding phosphotransferase: protein MTTNYQGDSVFNTRLLSYLNRKPKNVHHIQSSVYLLTFEKGHPMILKGFDSFEKWDRQRELTSLLKQKGFHQTYYIHQNLMPFQFKGKWYGSMDYFPPSKKKFRYSKHKDRLEGIQLLESFHDVSEHISINAPVFNQSKKWKERLSLFKKNFSYVRQYVSEDIIKEWIRWGEWSLEGFDKNQSLWNKEKKVIIHGDCAHHNFLRRADGTLTLIDFDLMANAPRCIDYLQYANRILPHLEDAATELWEVPQLQRYQSDLAFLYALTYPTDIFREWNRLNKSSSQLHSVWKMTVEGFSERMEMNEKLAERISSLNRN, encoded by the coding sequence ATGACTACTAATTATCAAGGAGACAGTGTTTTTAACACTCGTCTCCTATCTTATTTAAATCGTAAGCCAAAGAATGTCCACCATATTCAAAGCAGTGTCTATTTATTAACTTTTGAAAAGGGTCATCCTATGATCCTTAAAGGCTTCGACAGTTTTGAAAAATGGGATCGGCAAAGGGAATTGACTTCGTTATTAAAACAAAAGGGATTTCATCAAACTTATTATATTCATCAGAATTTAATGCCCTTTCAATTTAAAGGGAAATGGTATGGCAGTATGGACTATTTTCCGCCGAGTAAGAAAAAATTCAGATACTCCAAACATAAGGACCGCTTAGAGGGCATTCAGTTACTGGAAAGCTTCCATGATGTGTCGGAACATATCTCCATTAACGCCCCTGTGTTCAATCAATCAAAAAAGTGGAAAGAACGCTTATCACTATTTAAAAAGAACTTTTCATATGTTCGCCAATATGTTTCCGAAGATATTATCAAGGAATGGATTAGATGGGGTGAATGGTCGCTGGAGGGGTTTGATAAAAATCAGTCTTTATGGAATAAGGAAAAGAAAGTCATCATTCATGGTGATTGTGCCCACCATAATTTCCTGCGGAGAGCGGACGGCACTTTGACGTTAATCGATTTTGACCTAATGGCGAATGCACCGAGGTGCATTGATTATTTACAGTATGCAAATCGTATTTTGCCTCATTTGGAAGATGCGGCCACCGAACTGTGGGAAGTTCCGCAATTGCAAAGGTACCAGTCAGACCTGGCCTTTTTATATGCTTTAACTTATCCTACCGATATTTTCCGTGAATGGAATCGTCTTAATAAAAGTTCTTCCCAGCTTCATTCGGTCTGGAAAATGACCGTGGAAGGTTTTTCAGAGCGGATGGAGATGAATGAAAAATTGGCCGAAAGGATTTCTTCCCTTAATAGGAATTAA
- the ypfJ gene encoding KPN_02809 family neutral zinc metallopeptidase has product MKWKGRQGSSNVEDKRGMSGKGMAGIGGGLGLVIVLIVTLLGGNPSELLGSLNSTESNNGGSYVETDEEKELAQFVSVVLAETEQVWAEEFRKNGLEYKEPNLVLYSGSVESACGMAASSVGPFYCPGDMKLYIDLSFYQELKQEFQAPGDFAMAYVIAHEVGHHVQTLLGTTEKEMPDRSKVSETEYNRLSVRLELQADYLAGVWAHHVQGENLLEEGDLEEALNAASGVGDDRIQERAQGYVVPDSFTHGTSQQRKRWFNKGFKSGDMNEGNTFKANNL; this is encoded by the coding sequence ATGAAATGGAAAGGCAGACAGGGCAGCTCGAACGTCGAGGACAAAAGAGGCATGAGCGGAAAAGGCATGGCCGGAATCGGCGGAGGGCTCGGATTGGTAATCGTCTTGATCGTGACGCTCCTTGGCGGTAATCCAAGCGAATTGCTAGGCAGCTTGAATTCCACTGAATCGAACAATGGCGGCTCATATGTCGAAACGGATGAAGAGAAGGAACTTGCGCAGTTCGTATCTGTCGTCCTTGCAGAAACGGAGCAGGTCTGGGCAGAGGAATTCCGTAAAAATGGACTGGAATATAAGGAACCGAACCTTGTCCTGTATTCGGGTAGTGTCGAATCGGCATGCGGGATGGCAGCTTCTTCGGTAGGGCCATTTTATTGTCCGGGTGACATGAAACTATATATTGATCTCAGCTTTTATCAAGAGTTAAAGCAAGAATTCCAGGCACCCGGGGATTTCGCCATGGCCTATGTCATTGCCCACGAAGTCGGACATCACGTTCAGACACTTTTAGGAACAACGGAAAAGGAAATGCCCGACCGTTCAAAAGTAAGCGAGACCGAATATAATAGGCTTTCTGTCCGTCTTGAATTACAGGCAGATTATTTGGCTGGAGTTTGGGCACATCATGTCCAAGGAGAGAATCTGCTTGAAGAAGGCGATCTTGAAGAAGCCTTGAATGCAGCAAGTGGTGTGGGGGATGACCGTATCCAAGAAAGGGCACAAGGGTACGTGGTGCCAGACAGCTTCACGCATGGTACTTCCCAACAGAGGAAACGGTGGTTCAATAAAGGATTTAAATCTGGTGATATGAATGAAGGCAATACTTTTAAAGCGAATAACCTTTAA
- the nadA gene encoding quinolinate synthase NadA, protein MNILEMAKTAGNALPEKYKTMTKEEMENRVLDIKKRLGNRLYIPGHHYQREEVIQFSDSTGDSLQLAQLSAQNREADYIVFCGVHFMAETADILTEEGQTVILPDMRAGCSMADMADIEQTERAWTKLQDLFGDTILPLTYVNSTAAIKAFVGKNGGATVTSSNAQGMVSWALSQKERILFLPDQHLGRNTAFDLGIPLNEMAVWDPHKDELIYEGDLEDLKVLLWKGHCSVHENFTTANIETLRAEQPEMNIIVHPECRREVVALSDYAGSTSYIINMIEKAEPGSSWAIGTEMNLVKRLIANNPDKNIISLNPNMCPCLTMNRIDLPHLLWALESIEEGIIINPIKVEKNIADNAILALNRMLERV, encoded by the coding sequence ATGAACATATTGGAGATGGCTAAAACAGCAGGAAATGCATTACCTGAAAAGTATAAAACGATGACAAAGGAAGAGATGGAGAATCGGGTCCTTGACATTAAGAAACGACTGGGGAACCGTCTTTATATTCCAGGTCATCATTATCAACGGGAGGAAGTCATTCAATTTTCGGATTCAACGGGGGATTCACTTCAATTGGCCCAGCTTTCCGCGCAAAATCGCGAAGCGGATTATATCGTGTTCTGTGGCGTGCATTTCATGGCTGAAACAGCAGATATTTTGACGGAAGAAGGGCAGACGGTTATCCTTCCTGACATGCGTGCAGGCTGCTCCATGGCGGATATGGCGGATATTGAACAAACGGAACGGGCGTGGACAAAGCTTCAGGATTTATTTGGCGATACGATCCTTCCGCTAACTTATGTAAATTCCACAGCGGCAATCAAAGCTTTTGTAGGGAAAAATGGCGGGGCGACGGTGACGTCTTCCAATGCACAAGGGATGGTCTCGTGGGCCCTCTCGCAAAAAGAAAGGATCCTTTTTCTTCCCGATCAGCATCTTGGGAGGAATACCGCCTTTGACCTTGGAATCCCATTGAATGAAATGGCTGTCTGGGATCCGCATAAAGATGAATTGATCTATGAAGGGGACCTGGAAGATCTAAAGGTACTTCTTTGGAAAGGACATTGTTCAGTCCATGAAAATTTCACTACGGCGAATATTGAAACGCTTAGAGCGGAGCAGCCTGAAATGAATATCATCGTTCATCCCGAATGTCGCCGTGAGGTAGTCGCCCTGTCAGATTATGCGGGGTCGACATCGTACATCATAAATATGATCGAAAAAGCCGAACCAGGCAGTTCTTGGGCAATCGGTACGGAAATGAACCTTGTCAAGCGACTTATCGCCAATAATCCTGACAAGAACATCATCTCGTTAAATCCGAATATGTGTCCATGTCTAACAATGAACCGGATTGATCTGCCTCACCTGCTATGGGCGCTTGAATCCATTGAAGAAGGTATCATCATCAATCCGATAAAAGTGGAGAAAAACATTGCGGATAATGCCATCCTGGCATTAAACAGAATGCTGGAGCGCGTTTGA
- a CDS encoding transcription repressor NadR, which produces MERKKLLGEERRTKLLHLLQTSAEPVTGSELSQITNVSRQVIVGDITLLKARNEPIIATSQGYLYLQTGSTQKPERIIACQHDPSRTQEELYLLVDIGITVKDVKIEHPVYGDLTASIMVSSRKEVQQFLSRVTATNASFLSELTSGIHLHTLSAASEDLLDEAECALRDAGILVD; this is translated from the coding sequence ATGGAAAGAAAGAAATTACTCGGGGAAGAAAGACGGACGAAACTCTTACATTTATTGCAAACAAGCGCGGAGCCTGTAACGGGCAGCGAGCTTTCGCAGATAACGAATGTAAGCCGGCAGGTTATCGTTGGTGACATAACCCTACTGAAAGCGCGGAATGAACCTATCATTGCCACAAGCCAAGGCTATCTGTACTTACAAACGGGGAGCACGCAAAAGCCGGAAAGGATCATTGCTTGCCAACACGATCCTTCCCGGACCCAAGAAGAGCTATATTTACTTGTGGATATCGGCATCACGGTGAAAGATGTCAAAATCGAGCACCCCGTTTACGGCGACCTAACCGCTTCCATCATGGTCAGCAGCCGGAAGGAAGTCCAGCAATTCCTTTCAAGGGTGACGGCAACGAACGCATCTTTTTTATCGGAACTGACGAGCGGCATCCATCTCCATACACTGAGCGCAGCATCTGAAGATCTGCTCGACGAAGCGGAGTGTGCTTTAAGGGATGCCGGCATTTTAGTTGATTGA
- a CDS encoding IscS subfamily cysteine desulfurase, with the protein MIYLDYAATTPIDEEALDVFSQASRTFFGNASSLHDIGSEAARLLDMSRQQLAEMLNIKKEGIIFTSGGSESNMLAIDTFIASKPTWQNHLIVSRTEHASLANFVAKLEQEGFEVTYLQHLEDGRVDIEHLQECMSEKTCLVIVQHVNSEIGVIQPIEQISEIVRKHQAFFHVDCVQSFAKLPLGKIAASCDGLSISSHKVYGPKGIGAVIFPAIHQLKPSVPNITHEYGFRPGTVDVPGIASFVTAARKLGDIMEAERKRISTLRMQLIQRLTERKIDFQIIEAKNAQLPHILALTFAGLQGQYIMLELNQKGFAVSTGSACQIGKQDPSKTMMAIGKSEDEAHQFVRLSFGKNTTDDDIHKLADCIEGIAAIR; encoded by the coding sequence TTGATTTATTTGGATTACGCTGCTACAACTCCGATTGATGAGGAGGCTCTCGACGTATTCAGCCAAGCATCCCGGACGTTTTTCGGGAATGCGAGCAGTTTGCATGATATTGGCTCTGAAGCGGCACGTTTATTGGATATGTCACGGCAGCAACTCGCAGAAATGCTGAACATAAAAAAGGAAGGAATCATCTTTACGAGCGGCGGATCAGAAAGCAACATGCTTGCCATCGATACATTCATCGCTTCGAAACCAACCTGGCAGAACCACTTGATTGTAAGCCGAACCGAACATGCATCTCTTGCCAATTTCGTGGCAAAACTTGAACAAGAAGGATTCGAGGTTACTTATTTACAGCATTTGGAAGATGGCCGGGTTGATATTGAACATCTGCAGGAATGTATGTCGGAGAAAACATGCTTGGTCATTGTCCAGCATGTGAATTCGGAAATCGGGGTCATTCAACCCATTGAGCAAATAAGTGAAATCGTTCGAAAACACCAGGCTTTTTTTCATGTGGATTGTGTCCAATCATTTGCTAAATTACCGCTTGGGAAGATAGCTGCCTCATGTGATGGACTATCCATTTCCAGTCATAAAGTTTATGGTCCAAAAGGGATTGGTGCCGTCATTTTCCCGGCCATCCATCAGTTGAAGCCTTCGGTACCGAATATCACTCATGAATATGGTTTCAGACCAGGAACAGTGGACGTCCCCGGAATTGCTTCCTTCGTAACCGCTGCCAGGAAATTGGGGGATATCATGGAAGCTGAACGAAAGCGGATTTCCACACTTAGAATGCAATTGATCCAACGGCTAACGGAAAGGAAAATCGATTTTCAAATCATCGAAGCAAAAAACGCGCAATTGCCTCACATTCTGGCGCTGACCTTCGCTGGTTTGCAAGGACAGTACATCATGTTGGAATTAAACCAGAAAGGATTCGCCGTTTCGACGGGAAGCGCCTGTCAAATCGGTAAACAGGATCCTTCAAAAACGATGATGGCCATTGGGAAAAGCGAAGATGAAGCCCATCAATTCGTCCGCCTTTCCTTTGGCAAAAACACGACGGACGACGACATTCACAAGTTGGCGGACTGCATCGAAGGAATAGCTGCCATTCGATAA
- the nadB gene encoding L-aspartate oxidase translates to MVKAEIIVIGSGIAALKTALEASEHKHVILITKSNIRHGNSYLAQGGIAAAISDRDRVSFHKKDTLAAGQRYNKVKAVEKLVEEAPSVIAELIDSGMRFDQDQDGTLLLGMEGAHSERRILHSHGDATGKYMMEHLIGRLKQSSITVMENVAAVELIIGQDDSCIGVKTLDKAGQLVAYHAEQTVLATGGCGSLYHFTSNSQTVSGDGIALAFKAGAKVRDMEFIQFHPTLLFVNGKAKGLVSEAVRGDGARLVTEMGTPIMEDVHSLKDLAPRHIVAQTIFSYLQRGEKVFLDISMIKDFKNRFPTVSTLCEKSGLDLQMGKIPVAPGNHFLMGGIEVDESGQTSVPSLYAVGEVACTGVHGANRLASNSLLEGLVFGNALGRFLAKVPARSIPEEKGRSKISSQISFLPDLSTLQEKLMNEAGIVRNEAGLTRLKDYLETFTIEKLLHMEVTALSIQEITKINAIIVAWLIAESALTRTESRGGHFRSDYPNEDDAQWLENSVILACTDVKNRVKGRRLYEYIEA, encoded by the coding sequence ATGGTAAAAGCGGAAATCATCGTGATAGGCAGCGGGATTGCTGCCTTGAAAACGGCATTGGAAGCAAGTGAACATAAGCATGTGATACTCATCACAAAATCAAATATCCGTCATGGTAATTCTTATTTAGCCCAGGGCGGGATTGCTGCTGCAATATCTGATCGTGACCGAGTATCCTTTCATAAAAAAGATACGCTGGCAGCTGGTCAGCGATATAACAAGGTGAAGGCAGTGGAAAAACTCGTCGAAGAGGCACCTTCGGTTATAGCTGAACTTATTGATTCGGGTATGCGATTTGACCAGGACCAGGACGGAACTCTATTGCTTGGCATGGAGGGCGCCCACAGTGAACGAAGAATCCTTCATAGTCACGGTGATGCAACAGGAAAGTACATGATGGAACATCTTATAGGGCGTTTGAAACAATCATCGATTACTGTGATGGAGAATGTTGCTGCAGTGGAATTGATCATCGGGCAAGATGATTCGTGCATAGGTGTCAAAACACTTGATAAGGCAGGGCAACTTGTTGCCTATCATGCGGAACAGACGGTTTTGGCAACAGGCGGCTGTGGTTCCCTATACCATTTCACATCAAATTCACAAACCGTTTCAGGTGATGGAATCGCACTTGCATTCAAGGCCGGTGCAAAAGTTCGTGACATGGAATTCATACAATTCCATCCGACCCTGCTTTTTGTAAATGGCAAAGCGAAAGGGCTGGTTTCAGAAGCGGTTCGCGGGGATGGTGCGAGATTAGTGACGGAAATGGGAACGCCGATCATGGAGGATGTCCATAGCTTGAAGGATCTAGCACCAAGGCATATTGTTGCACAGACGATTTTTTCTTATTTGCAGCGCGGTGAAAAGGTATTTTTGGATATTTCGATGATAAAGGATTTTAAAAATCGTTTTCCGACAGTGAGCACATTATGTGAAAAAAGCGGGCTGGACCTTCAAATGGGGAAAATCCCGGTTGCACCAGGAAACCATTTTCTAATGGGAGGAATTGAAGTGGATGAATCGGGGCAAACCTCTGTACCCTCTTTGTATGCAGTTGGTGAAGTGGCATGCACTGGTGTACATGGTGCAAACCGATTGGCAAGCAATTCCCTTCTCGAAGGATTGGTTTTTGGAAATGCGCTTGGCCGTTTCCTTGCTAAAGTCCCGGCAAGGTCGATACCTGAAGAAAAAGGGCGGTCCAAGATTTCCAGTCAAATTTCCTTTCTACCTGATCTCTCGACATTGCAGGAAAAATTAATGAACGAAGCGGGAATCGTTCGGAATGAAGCTGGTTTAACTCGACTGAAGGATTATCTTGAGACATTTACTATCGAAAAATTGCTGCATATGGAAGTAACGGCATTATCGATACAAGAAATAACGAAAATCAATGCCATCATCGTGGCGTGGCTGATTGCCGAATCAGCATTGACCAGAACGGAAAGCAGGGGCGGTCATTTCCGCAGTGACTATCCTAACGAAGATGACGCCCAATGGCTTGAAAATTCGGTTATCCTTGCATGCACGGATGTAAAAAACCGAGTGAAAGGGAGACGACTATATGAATATATTGAAGCTTAA
- a CDS encoding YhcN/YlaJ family sporulation lipoprotein: protein MQKIKWALPLCTVLAAVSLVGCANNDTAENENITNDTGYREKDALVRNINYENMVQGLYDKDDAYSKSDRNYHGHESKPLKAKSSYYNSYEGAFADKVNGIAKKVEPVIDARTIIMKDEMLVALRLDDYSQAKDVKERIKKEIGPLTNGRTLYVTTDEGVYFRTMTLDNNLRDGDTREMIILDANDLFDNLNIHENHLK, encoded by the coding sequence GTGCAGAAAATAAAATGGGCACTTCCGCTTTGTACGGTATTGGCCGCCGTCAGTTTGGTTGGATGTGCTAATAATGATACAGCGGAAAATGAAAATATCACGAATGATACAGGGTACCGTGAAAAAGATGCATTGGTACGAAACATCAATTATGAGAATATGGTGCAAGGTTTATACGATAAAGATGATGCGTACAGTAAGAGTGACCGTAACTACCATGGACATGAAAGTAAACCGCTTAAGGCAAAATCATCTTATTATAATTCTTATGAAGGCGCTTTTGCCGATAAAGTAAATGGAATCGCCAAGAAAGTGGAGCCGGTCATCGATGCCAGGACAATCATCATGAAAGATGAAATGTTGGTAGCACTACGGCTTGATGACTACAGCCAAGCAAAAGATGTTAAAGAAAGAATCAAAAAGGAAATCGGCCCCCTTACCAATGGCCGTACCCTATATGTAACCACCGATGAAGGTGTCTATTTCAGGACGATGACACTTGATAACAATCTTCGGGATGGCGATACGCGGGAAATGATCATTTTGGATGCCAATGACTTGTTCGATAATCTTAACATTCACGAAAATCACTTGAAATAA